A genomic window from Streptomyces sp. 846.5 includes:
- the ilvC gene encoding ketol-acid reductoisomerase, with translation MAELFYDDDADLSIIQGRKVAILGYGSQGHAHALSLRDSGVDVRVGLLPESKSRAKAEEQGLRVVTPAEAAAEADVIMILVPDPIQGDVYKEVVEPNLKAGDALFFGHGLNIRFGFIEPPADVDVCMVAPKGPGHLVRRQYEEGRGVPCIVAVEQDATGKGLELALSYAKGIGGTRAGVIKTTFTEETETDLFGEQAVLCGGTSALVKAGFETLVEAGYQPEIAYFECLHELKLIVDLMYEGGLEKMRWSVSETAEWGDYVTGPRIITADTKAAMKQVLAEIQDGTFANAWIAEYKNGLPKYNEYKKADSEHLLETTGKKLRKLMSWVDEEA, from the coding sequence ATGGCCGAGCTGTTCTACGACGACGACGCCGATCTGTCCATCATCCAGGGCCGCAAGGTCGCGATCCTCGGCTACGGCAGCCAGGGCCACGCCCACGCGCTCTCCCTGCGCGACTCCGGCGTCGACGTCCGCGTCGGCCTGCTGCCGGAGTCCAAGTCCCGCGCCAAGGCCGAGGAGCAGGGCCTGCGGGTGGTCACCCCGGCCGAGGCCGCCGCCGAGGCCGACGTCATCATGATCCTGGTCCCGGACCCCATCCAGGGCGACGTGTACAAGGAGGTCGTCGAGCCCAACCTCAAGGCCGGCGACGCCCTGTTCTTCGGCCACGGCCTGAACATCCGCTTCGGCTTCATCGAGCCCCCGGCCGACGTCGACGTCTGCATGGTCGCCCCCAAGGGCCCGGGCCACCTGGTCCGCCGCCAGTACGAGGAGGGCCGCGGCGTCCCCTGCATCGTGGCCGTCGAGCAGGACGCCACCGGCAAGGGCCTGGAGCTGGCGCTCTCCTACGCCAAGGGCATCGGCGGCACCCGCGCCGGCGTCATCAAGACCACCTTCACCGAGGAGACCGAGACCGACCTGTTCGGTGAGCAGGCCGTCCTCTGCGGTGGCACCTCCGCGCTGGTCAAGGCGGGCTTCGAGACCCTGGTCGAGGCCGGCTACCAGCCGGAGATCGCCTACTTCGAGTGCCTGCACGAGCTGAAGCTCATCGTCGACCTGATGTACGAGGGCGGCCTGGAGAAGATGCGCTGGTCGGTCTCCGAGACCGCCGAGTGGGGCGACTACGTCACCGGCCCCCGCATCATCACCGCCGACACCAAGGCCGCGATGAAGCAGGTCCTGGCCGAGATCCAGGACGGCACCTTCGCCAACGCCTGGATCGCCGAGTACAAGAACGGCCTGCCGAAGTACAACGAGTACAAGAAGGCCGACAGCGAGCACCTGCTGGAGACCACCGGCAAGAAGCTCCGCAAGCTGATGAGCTGGGTGGACGAGGAGGCGTAA
- the ilvN gene encoding acetolactate synthase small subunit, whose amino-acid sequence MSKHTLSVLVENKPGVLARIAALFSRRGFNIDSLAVGPTEHPDISRMTIVVNVEDLPLEQVTKQLNKLVNVIKIVELDPEAAVRRELVLVKVRADSESRSQITEIVQLFRAKTVDVSPDAVTIEATGSSDKLEAMLKMLEPYGIKELVQSGMVAVGRGARSITDRSLRALDRSA is encoded by the coding sequence ATGTCCAAGCACACCCTCTCCGTCCTGGTCGAGAACAAGCCAGGCGTGCTCGCCCGCATCGCCGCCCTGTTCTCCCGCCGGGGATTCAACATCGACTCGCTCGCGGTCGGACCGACCGAGCACCCCGACATCTCCCGGATGACCATCGTCGTCAACGTGGAGGACCTGCCGCTGGAGCAGGTCACCAAGCAGCTCAACAAGCTGGTCAACGTCATAAAGATCGTCGAGCTGGACCCGGAGGCGGCAGTGCGCCGCGAACTGGTCCTGGTCAAGGTGCGCGCGGACAGCGAGAGCCGCTCCCAGATCACCGAGATCGTCCAGCTCTTCCGCGCGAAGACGGTGGACGTCTCCCCGGACGCCGTCACCATCGAGGCCACCGGGAGCAGCGACAAGCTGGAGGCCATGCTCAAGATGCTGGAGCCGTACGGCATCAAGGAACTCGTCCAGTCCGGGATGGTCGCCGTGGGCCGCGGTGCAAGGTCCATCACCGACCGTTCCCTCCGCGCGCTGGACCGCTCCGCGTGA